A window of the Bdellovibrio sp. ZAP7 genome harbors these coding sequences:
- a CDS encoding 50S ribosomal protein L11 methyltransferase, with product MSEKENSPKAQPPLSPVHAWHYDMLIDHERNHFYETIIKNNCKDKVVLEIGAGSGLMSVLAIRHGAKKVYCCEANPLLAKAAELLINRMGMQDRITLIQGFSTNIPTDAIPKVDMVLHELFASDPFAEDVIHSLRDAKRFMKPEAIYVPEGIQLTYQTVQGHALRQELKFAGIELTEMTQLLGQVHPALRNNNNPGFPNKTYFLPKTSMESLVKNSFDHQEKNEALIGIDAIEVTYKIYDGQTEMQAAPFGLLAENRHWSTQFFYKTNPKTDHLHFCLNEQEMKLLVI from the coding sequence ATGAGCGAAAAAGAGAATTCTCCAAAAGCCCAGCCTCCATTAAGCCCGGTCCACGCCTGGCACTACGACATGTTGATTGATCATGAAAGAAATCATTTTTATGAAACGATCATCAAGAATAACTGCAAAGATAAAGTAGTGTTGGAGATCGGAGCCGGCAGCGGCCTGATGTCGGTGCTGGCAATCCGTCACGGAGCCAAGAAAGTCTACTGCTGCGAAGCCAACCCATTGTTGGCCAAAGCCGCAGAACTTCTGATCAATCGCATGGGCATGCAAGACAGAATCACACTCATCCAAGGATTCTCTACAAACATTCCTACGGATGCGATTCCCAAAGTAGACATGGTCCTCCACGAACTATTCGCCTCAGACCCGTTTGCGGAAGACGTAATCCACTCACTTAGAGACGCCAAACGCTTCATGAAACCCGAAGCCATCTACGTCCCCGAAGGCATCCAACTGACGTACCAAACAGTCCAAGGCCACGCCCTAAGACAAGAACTAAAATTCGCCGGAATTGAACTAACAGAAATGACTCAGTTGTTAGGACAAGTGCACCCCGCCCTAAGAAACAACAACAATCCAGGCTTCCCCAACAAAACCTATTTCCTACCAAAAACCTCAATGGAATCCCTGGTAAAAAACTCCTTCGACCACCAAGAAAAAAACGAAGCTCTGATCGGCATAGACGCCATCGAAGTAACCTACAAAATCTACGACGGCCAAACCGAAATGCAAGCAGCTCCCTTCGGCCTACTAGCCGAAAACCGCCACTGGTCCACCCAATTTTTCTACAAAACAAATCCAAAAACAGATCACCTACACTTCTGCCTAAACGAACAAGAAATGAAGTTGCTAGTAATTTAA
- a CDS encoding iron-containing redox enzyme family protein, with amino-acid sequence MQNKNVNEELKELLKYSKQQIESFPWEDKQAYSAWVSQTYYFARHTTRLLALAGARTEFSAPDFHNRFLAHSGEEKGHDKLLVNDLKTLGSKMEEWPEMPGTCALYQTQYYYIEHESPMAFFGYILGLEALAAYFGDHINARVEKAWGPKAAHFVRVHAEEDVGHTDEALTKIASLPPHHQTTVIQNLKQTLSYYEQMLNECKGMAKVRVNKAA; translated from the coding sequence ATGCAAAACAAGAACGTAAACGAAGAATTAAAAGAGCTTTTGAAATACTCTAAACAACAAATCGAAAGCTTTCCGTGGGAAGACAAGCAAGCGTATTCAGCTTGGGTTTCTCAGACTTATTATTTTGCTCGTCACACCACGCGCTTGTTGGCCCTGGCGGGGGCACGCACAGAATTTTCTGCGCCAGATTTCCACAATCGCTTCCTGGCTCACAGTGGTGAGGAGAAAGGTCATGATAAATTATTGGTAAATGACCTGAAAACTTTGGGTAGCAAGATGGAAGAGTGGCCAGAGATGCCAGGCACCTGCGCACTTTATCAAACGCAGTACTATTATATCGAGCATGAATCTCCAATGGCATTCTTTGGATACATTCTGGGGCTTGAAGCCCTGGCTGCATATTTCGGTGATCATATCAACGCTCGCGTGGAAAAAGCGTGGGGGCCCAAAGCGGCTCACTTTGTGCGCGTGCATGCGGAAGAAGACGTAGGCCACACAGATGAGGCTTTGACCAAGATCGCAAGCCTGCCGCCGCATCATCAGACAACGGTGATCCAAAACCTTAAGCAGACTCTGAGCTATTACGAGCAAATGCTGAACGAATGTAAAGGCATGGCAAAAGTTCGAGTGAATAAAGCTGCATAG
- a CDS encoding glycosyltransferase family 9 protein — protein MQKVLLIRLDKIGDLISTMCVDQAQFMSDKEVKWVIAKGLGFVPDNADPKRSYIELSKDDWKTSLKSLRAFIREYKPDVAVSFQAPWWVAFALWAEGVKVRAGVQSQWHSFLFLNKGLRQRRSKAVQHEADYNMDLLRFALDEKSKEPAPVLKLVAAKNPELLAKHSLTEKNYVVVHPGMAGSALNWPTARYISLIEQITPFAKVALTGTPADEPFLTEIKARFKNDSQVINLQNQLKPAGLFAILKNAKAVVVPSTGVAHMAASLGAPVLGLYSPIRVQHPRRWAARGENVKIFVSKNENPPYDHAMEEIQVEDLLKALNTL, from the coding sequence ATGCAAAAAGTCCTTCTTATCCGCCTTGATAAAATCGGCGACCTGATCTCCACAATGTGTGTGGATCAGGCGCAGTTCATGTCGGATAAAGAAGTGAAATGGGTTATTGCCAAAGGCTTAGGTTTTGTACCAGACAACGCCGATCCAAAACGCTCTTACATCGAGCTTTCCAAAGACGACTGGAAAACATCCCTTAAATCTTTACGTGCTTTTATTCGCGAATATAAACCCGATGTGGCGGTAAGTTTTCAAGCCCCGTGGTGGGTCGCTTTTGCATTATGGGCAGAAGGTGTAAAGGTGCGTGCCGGAGTTCAATCTCAGTGGCACAGCTTTTTGTTTTTGAATAAAGGTTTACGTCAACGCCGAAGCAAAGCAGTTCAACATGAAGCTGACTACAACATGGACCTGTTGCGCTTTGCTTTGGATGAAAAATCCAAAGAGCCCGCTCCAGTATTGAAATTGGTGGCGGCGAAGAATCCAGAGCTATTGGCTAAGCATTCGCTCACCGAGAAAAATTATGTTGTGGTTCATCCTGGAATGGCGGGATCCGCTCTGAACTGGCCGACAGCTCGCTATATCTCTTTGATTGAACAGATCACTCCCTTTGCAAAAGTTGCTCTGACGGGAACCCCCGCAGATGAACCATTCTTAACTGAAATCAAAGCTCGTTTTAAAAACGACTCCCAAGTGATCAATTTGCAGAATCAGCTAAAGCCGGCGGGACTATTTGCGATTCTAAAAAATGCAAAAGCCGTCGTGGTTCCAAGCACGGGGGTCGCTCACATGGCAGCATCCCTGGGAGCACCAGTTTTAGGCCTTTACTCCCCGATCCGCGTGCAACATCCCCGTCGCTGGGCCGCCCGCGGTGAAAATGTAAAAATTTTCGTGTCTAAGAACGAAAATCCCCCTTACGACCACGCTATGGAAGAAATCCAGGTCGAAGATTTGCTAAAAGCCCTGAATACTCTGTAG
- a CDS encoding DUF4423 domain-containing protein, with protein sequence MQEQIKNSDFRQFLEDELARRSQNYPRYSLRAFARHLEVDSSFLSKILNGKRTVTMRTIRMFGERLNLPGEQLQQFAEVSREKKMKRKLERLLEKMPSEDREQSTITITVDEARLEEAKEKIKSFRKDLAQWLDAGASQQGKTYQISVSMFPVSGFGLND encoded by the coding sequence ATGCAAGAACAAATTAAAAACTCAGATTTTCGCCAATTCCTTGAGGACGAGTTAGCTCGTCGCAGTCAAAATTATCCACGTTACTCTTTGCGGGCTTTCGCAAGACACTTGGAAGTTGATTCATCATTCTTGTCAAAAATTCTTAACGGCAAACGCACGGTAACGATGAGAACGATCCGTATGTTTGGTGAGCGTTTGAATTTGCCCGGCGAGCAGCTTCAGCAATTCGCAGAAGTAAGCCGCGAGAAAAAGATGAAACGCAAACTCGAGCGTCTTTTAGAAAAGATGCCAAGTGAAGATCGCGAACAATCAACTATCACAATCACAGTTGATGAAGCTCGTCTTGAAGAAGCGAAAGAAAAAATCAAATCATTCCGCAAAGACCTTGCGCAATGGTTGGATGCGGGCGCTAGCCAACAGGGTAAGACTTATCAGATCTCTGTTTCAATGTTCCCAGTTTCTGGCTTCGGTCTAAACGACTAA
- the gcvP gene encoding aminomethyl-transferring glycine dehydrogenase: MKIEDLSPRNEFIPRHIGPSDSDIQAMLKELGFASLDELANKIIPSQIRTDHKFDGVGPGISEFGLLNHLKAMVSKNKVMKSYIGLGFHDSITPTIIQRNIFENPVWYTAYTPYQAEIAQGRLEALLNFQTMVADLTGMEISNSSLLDEGTAAAEAMFMAHALCKTKATAFVVSDKMHPHVIEVLGTRAEPLGLEMIVTNPATYDFAKPAFGVFFQYPDTEGAVENYADLAKKYQAQGAHVVASVDLLAMTLLTPPGEWGADIVVGNSQRFGVPLGYGGPHAAFLATKDSYKRMMPGRLVGVSVDSQGKQALRLALQTREQHIRREKATSNICTAQVLLANMASMYAVYHGPQGLKKIAQRVNRLTAIMADGLSKLGYNVSKGAFFDTITVISDNAAGILAEAEKLGMNFRKINDKTLGISLNETVTLTDVETVWMAFNGGNKAAFDCHSIDDTLKLEIPAALARKSAFMTNPVFNSHHSETELLRYIHHLQNKDITLTHSMIPLGSCTMKLNATTELVPVSWPEISKLHPFAPVSQTSGLIEMIKDLEAKLCDITGFAAVSLQPNAGSQGEYAGLLVIRKYHQSRGQGHRNICLIPSSAHGTNPASAALAGMQVVVVNCDDLGNVEISDLKAKAEQHKDNLSALMITYPSTHGVYEEGIKEICDIVHANGGQVYMDGANMNALVGMCRPGTFGADVSHMNLHKTFAIPHGGGGPGVGPIGVGAHLKEFLPKHSLIPEAGPANGITSTTSAPWGSASILPISWAYITMMGAEGLRKATLVSILSANYIAKKLEKAYPVLYKGKSGYVAHECIIDVRDIKKTSGIDVTDVAKRLIDYGFHAPTMSFPVAGTLMIEPTESEPKQEVDRFIDAMLAIRGEIAAVESGKMDKENNALKNSPHTAQMMMKPEWNHPYSREEAVYPVEWLRTNKFWPVVGRVDNAYGDRNLICSCPSIEEYR; this comes from the coding sequence ATGAAAATCGAAGATTTGTCTCCAAGAAATGAATTTATTCCCCGCCACATTGGACCAAGCGACTCCGACATCCAAGCGATGTTGAAAGAGTTGGGTTTTGCGTCTTTAGATGAATTGGCTAACAAAATTATTCCTTCTCAAATCCGCACGGATCATAAATTCGACGGTGTAGGCCCCGGTATTTCCGAATTCGGTTTGTTGAATCATTTGAAAGCGATGGTTTCTAAAAACAAAGTCATGAAGTCCTACATCGGTTTGGGCTTCCACGACTCCATCACGCCAACGATCATTCAAAGAAACATCTTTGAAAATCCAGTGTGGTACACAGCCTATACTCCTTACCAGGCAGAGATCGCACAAGGTCGCTTGGAAGCACTTTTGAACTTCCAAACGATGGTCGCTGATTTAACGGGAATGGAAATTTCCAACTCGTCCCTTCTTGATGAAGGAACAGCGGCTGCGGAAGCGATGTTCATGGCTCACGCTCTTTGCAAAACAAAAGCAACGGCCTTTGTCGTTTCAGATAAAATGCATCCGCATGTAATCGAAGTTCTTGGCACTCGCGCAGAGCCCTTGGGACTTGAGATGATCGTGACGAATCCAGCGACTTACGATTTCGCAAAACCAGCGTTCGGCGTATTCTTCCAATACCCAGACACCGAAGGTGCGGTTGAAAACTACGCAGATCTTGCAAAAAAATATCAGGCGCAAGGCGCACACGTTGTCGCTTCCGTTGATTTGTTGGCAATGACTTTACTCACTCCTCCGGGCGAGTGGGGGGCTGATATCGTTGTGGGTAACTCGCAACGTTTCGGTGTACCATTGGGTTACGGCGGTCCTCACGCGGCTTTCCTGGCGACTAAAGATTCCTATAAACGTATGATGCCAGGTCGCCTGGTTGGTGTGTCTGTGGATTCTCAAGGCAAACAAGCTTTGCGCTTGGCTTTGCAAACTCGTGAGCAACATATCCGTCGTGAAAAAGCGACGTCCAACATTTGTACAGCTCAAGTTCTTTTGGCGAACATGGCTTCGATGTACGCGGTTTACCACGGACCACAAGGTCTTAAAAAAATCGCTCAACGCGTGAATCGCCTGACAGCAATCATGGCGGATGGTCTTTCTAAACTTGGCTACAATGTTTCGAAAGGTGCGTTCTTTGATACGATCACTGTGATCTCTGACAACGCTGCAGGAATTTTGGCTGAGGCAGAAAAACTTGGCATGAACTTCCGCAAAATCAACGACAAGACTTTGGGCATCTCTTTGAATGAGACGGTGACTTTGACTGACGTTGAAACGGTCTGGATGGCCTTCAACGGTGGCAACAAAGCGGCCTTCGATTGTCATTCTATCGACGATACTTTGAAACTGGAAATCCCAGCTGCATTGGCTCGTAAATCTGCGTTCATGACAAACCCAGTGTTCAACTCTCACCACAGCGAGACGGAACTTCTTCGTTACATCCACCACTTGCAAAACAAAGACATCACTTTGACTCACTCAATGATTCCATTGGGTTCTTGCACGATGAAATTGAATGCAACGACGGAATTGGTTCCAGTTTCATGGCCAGAGATCAGCAAACTTCACCCGTTTGCTCCGGTTTCTCAAACTTCTGGTTTGATTGAAATGATCAAAGATCTTGAGGCGAAACTTTGCGATATTACGGGCTTTGCAGCTGTAAGCTTGCAACCGAATGCAGGTTCTCAAGGTGAATATGCGGGTCTATTGGTTATTCGTAAATATCACCAGTCCCGTGGTCAAGGTCACAGAAACATCTGCTTGATCCCTTCTTCAGCGCACGGAACAAACCCGGCCTCTGCAGCTTTGGCTGGAATGCAAGTGGTTGTTGTGAACTGCGATGACTTGGGTAACGTTGAAATTTCTGATCTAAAAGCGAAAGCCGAACAACACAAAGACAACTTGTCTGCGTTGATGATTACCTATCCATCCACTCACGGTGTTTACGAAGAAGGTATCAAAGAAATCTGCGATATCGTTCACGCAAACGGCGGCCAAGTGTACATGGACGGCGCGAACATGAATGCCTTGGTTGGTATGTGCCGCCCGGGTACTTTCGGTGCTGACGTTTCTCACATGAACTTGCACAAAACATTCGCGATCCCTCACGGTGGTGGCGGTCCTGGTGTCGGTCCGATCGGTGTCGGCGCCCACTTGAAAGAATTCTTGCCGAAGCATTCACTTATTCCTGAAGCGGGCCCTGCAAATGGCATCACTTCAACGACGTCTGCTCCTTGGGGTTCAGCTTCGATCCTTCCGATCTCTTGGGCTTACATCACTATGATGGGCGCCGAAGGTCTGCGTAAGGCTACTTTGGTGTCGATCTTGTCAGCGAATTATATCGCTAAGAAATTGGAAAAAGCGTACCCAGTTCTTTACAAAGGTAAATCTGGATATGTGGCCCATGAATGTATTATCGACGTTCGCGATATCAAGAAAACTTCTGGTATCGATGTTACTGACGTTGCAAAACGCCTGATCGATTATGGCTTCCATGCTCCAACAATGTCATTCCCAGTTGCGGGCACATTGATGATCGAGCCAACTGAATCTGAACCAAAACAAGAAGTGGATCGTTTCATCGATGCGATGCTTGCGATCCGTGGCGAAATTGCTGCGGTTGAGTCTGGCAAAATGGACAAAGAAAACAATGCACTTAAAAACTCTCCGCACACAGCGCAGATGATGATGAAACCTGAATGGAATCATCCGTACTCTCGCGAAGAAGCGGTTTACCCAGTTGAGTGGTTGCGTACGAACAAGTTCTGGCCCGTTGTAGGACGCGTAGACAACGCCTACGGCGACCGTAACTTGATCTGTTCTTGCCCTTCGATCGAAGAATATCGCTAG
- a CDS encoding small ribosomal subunit Rsm22 family protein: protein MQRHFTVPANFEEAIAKALVDYKLSLSDSKELAKCVLALSDFFITQPEGQTPWHESWAQVAYLCYYLPLNAVRLRAVIGEGEKRGFFQDLEDVYDFGAGLATASLSLSETQNLKYTLIERATEPQRLIEKYFPFFKSQEWIRTIGSSQIKNPKKSLALFSYSLTELSDLPAWAYECEALMIAEPSTQQDGRKLMELRAKLLEKGFHVWAPCTHEGPCPLLTQSKTDWCHDRIHFDAPKWFLNMEEQLPMKNRTLTTSYLLMRKTKPEAIAAARVVGDTLKEKGKDRQMICRGSDREFLAWMHKFKIQQEIPRGALIEIPEGLQKVSNELRVQQEIIVL from the coding sequence ATGCAAAGACATTTCACCGTTCCCGCAAATTTTGAAGAGGCTATTGCGAAAGCACTGGTCGACTACAAACTCTCCTTGAGTGATTCCAAGGAACTGGCGAAATGCGTTTTAGCCTTGTCTGACTTCTTTATCACCCAACCCGAGGGCCAAACTCCGTGGCATGAATCCTGGGCGCAGGTGGCCTATCTTTGCTATTACTTGCCTTTGAATGCGGTCCGATTGCGTGCGGTGATTGGTGAGGGCGAAAAACGTGGCTTCTTTCAAGACCTGGAAGATGTCTATGACTTTGGAGCGGGTTTAGCCACAGCGTCCTTAAGTCTTTCTGAGACCCAGAATTTGAAATACACATTGATCGAGCGCGCGACAGAACCCCAACGCCTGATTGAAAAATATTTCCCATTCTTTAAATCTCAAGAGTGGATTCGCACTATTGGTTCATCGCAGATCAAGAATCCAAAGAAGTCTCTGGCATTATTCTCGTACTCTTTAACGGAACTCAGCGATTTGCCGGCATGGGCTTATGAATGCGAAGCCTTGATGATTGCCGAGCCATCCACTCAGCAAGATGGCCGCAAATTGATGGAGCTGCGTGCGAAGCTATTAGAAAAAGGCTTTCACGTGTGGGCCCCGTGCACACACGAAGGACCTTGTCCTTTGCTGACTCAATCAAAAACAGACTGGTGCCACGACCGTATTCATTTCGATGCGCCGAAATGGTTCTTGAACATGGAAGAACAACTTCCGATGAAGAACCGCACTTTGACAACAAGCTATCTCCTGATGAGAAAAACCAAGCCTGAAGCTATCGCTGCAGCCCGCGTGGTGGGCGACACCTTAAAAGAAAAAGGCAAAGACCGCCAGATGATCTGCCGCGGTTCAGATCGCGAGTTCCTGGCATGGATGCACAAGTTTAAAATCCAACAAGAAATCCCCCGCGGTGCTTTAATCGAAATCCCTGAAGGCCTTCAAAAAGTGTCGAATGAACTCCGTGTTCAACAGGAAATTATAGTTCTTTAA
- the gcvT gene encoding glycine cleavage system aminomethyltransferase GcvT translates to MKKTPLADTHVSLGARMVDFAGWYMPVQYVGLREEHDNVRKNVGLFDVSHMGEIRVKGPKALETLEWLTTNDVARLNDGEAQYSLLPNDQGGLVDDIIVYCLTKNSDYLVCVNASNKDKDFAWMTKHNKGSDMTDESDKWGQIAIQGPKALELCDRVFGFKVSEMKPFTVKSGKFQNHNIMVATTGYTGEKGCEVFVDAAGTPALWNELLAQGKDLGVAPIGLGARDTLRTEMKYSLYGHEIDDTTNPYEAGLGWVIKPAKKDFMNKAQIVGVKEAGLKRNLVGFKMLEKGIPRQGYSLFSFDNKEIGKVTSGTHSPSLDEPIGIAFIDVAYAKEGTEFLLDIRGRKVKAVVVKTPFISK, encoded by the coding sequence ATGAAAAAAACTCCGTTAGCTGATACACACGTTTCTTTGGGTGCCCGCATGGTGGATTTCGCCGGCTGGTACATGCCTGTTCAATATGTAGGTCTTCGTGAAGAGCATGATAATGTTCGTAAGAACGTGGGCTTGTTCGATGTTTCTCATATGGGAGAAATCCGTGTGAAAGGGCCTAAAGCTCTAGAGACTTTGGAGTGGTTGACGACGAATGACGTGGCTCGCTTGAACGATGGTGAAGCTCAATACTCTCTTCTGCCAAATGACCAAGGTGGTTTGGTTGACGATATCATCGTGTACTGCCTGACTAAAAATTCTGATTACCTGGTGTGCGTGAACGCTTCTAACAAAGACAAAGACTTTGCTTGGATGACGAAGCATAACAAGGGCTCTGACATGACGGATGAGTCTGATAAATGGGGTCAGATCGCAATCCAAGGACCAAAAGCTTTGGAGCTTTGTGATCGCGTTTTTGGATTCAAAGTCAGCGAAATGAAACCTTTCACAGTTAAATCCGGCAAGTTCCAAAACCATAACATCATGGTGGCAACAACTGGTTATACGGGCGAGAAGGGTTGCGAGGTATTCGTAGACGCAGCCGGAACTCCAGCTCTTTGGAATGAGCTTTTGGCTCAGGGGAAAGATTTAGGAGTGGCTCCAATTGGTTTGGGCGCGCGCGACACTCTTCGCACTGAAATGAAATATTCTTTGTACGGTCACGAGATCGATGACACGACGAATCCTTACGAGGCGGGGCTTGGTTGGGTAATTAAACCAGCAAAAAAAGACTTTATGAACAAGGCGCAAATCGTTGGGGTCAAAGAGGCCGGATTGAAGAGGAATCTTGTGGGATTTAAGATGCTTGAGAAGGGCATCCCTCGCCAAGGTTACTCCCTGTTTTCTTTTGACAATAAAGAGATCGGAAAGGTAACTAGTGGTACTCACTCACCAAGCCTGGATGAACCAATTGGCATCGCATTTATCGATGTAGCTTATGCCAAAGAGGGGACTGAGTTCCTTCTAGATATCCGTGGTCGTAAAGTGAAAGCGGTTGTTGTTAAAACACCATTTATTTCGAAATAA
- the gcvH gene encoding glycine cleavage system protein GcvH, which translates to MPFHIPEDYYYTKEHEWAQVDENIVTVGITEFAQDSLGEIVYVELPEEGQKITQGQTFGVVESVKAVSDLYAPVSGTVIEVNASLGDDPSVLNDDPVNEGWLVRIEMDTEKELANLMRAPDYKKLIAEK; encoded by the coding sequence ATGCCATTTCATATTCCTGAAGACTATTACTACACTAAAGAACACGAATGGGCTCAAGTTGACGAGAACATCGTAACTGTTGGTATCACTGAGTTCGCACAAGATTCCTTGGGCGAGATCGTTTACGTGGAGCTTCCAGAAGAAGGTCAAAAAATCACTCAAGGCCAAACTTTCGGCGTTGTTGAGTCCGTAAAAGCCGTTTCTGACCTTTACGCGCCAGTTTCTGGCACTGTAATCGAAGTAAACGCGTCTTTGGGCGACGATCCATCTGTTTTGAACGACGATCCAGTGAACGAAGGCTGGTTGGTTCGTATCGAAATGGATACTGAAAAGGAGCTCGCAAACTTGATGCGCGCCCCTGATTACAAAAAATTGATCGCAGAGAAATAA
- a CDS encoding SAM-dependent methyltransferase produces the protein MLRHGTMFKLSDRMQAAYDHLIPDEPVWDFCCDHGYLGLSAYRSGRFPEVHFVDQVPHIIEKLKTRFEQKHQKYEQHQRAFFWSQSGESLTHQVSGTVVIIGVGTHTITDIMRGIHEKNSGFISRYIISTHNYEDKLNVFLDEFLPFKTAYKFTKFCNVPENGRLRKLLIFDKICKI, from the coding sequence ATGCTACGACATGGAACGATGTTTAAACTTTCCGATCGCATGCAAGCGGCCTATGACCATTTGATTCCTGACGAGCCTGTCTGGGACTTTTGTTGTGACCACGGTTATCTGGGACTGAGTGCCTATCGCAGTGGACGCTTTCCCGAAGTTCATTTCGTCGATCAGGTCCCTCATATTATTGAAAAATTGAAAACGCGCTTCGAACAAAAGCACCAAAAGTACGAACAACATCAACGCGCGTTCTTTTGGTCGCAAAGTGGAGAAAGTTTGACGCACCAAGTTTCAGGGACTGTTGTGATCATCGGCGTGGGGACACATACGATCACTGACATCATGCGCGGAATTCACGAGAAAAATTCGGGGTTTATCAGTCGCTACATCATCAGCACACACAACTACGAAGACAAATTGAACGTCTTTTTGGATGAGTTTTTACCTTTCAAAACTGCATATAAATTCACCAAATTCTGTAATGTTCCGGAAAACGGACGACTTCGTAAGCTATTGATATTCGATAAAATTTGCAAAATTTGA
- a CDS encoding ABC transporter substrate-binding protein yields MKLLVALFSLLLMGASAGRDDDRLTFVGYNMPPFYMRPDATGISGAVHEIIQALCEREKLSCRFTILTFAEAMQNISDGKMEMGGPVAKTAEREKHYYFSAPLFHTKLAFFGLEKNVKKIKSLSDLKGKKIGVTKNSITFESLTELNEDLKRKVNILPQKDPLVTVKMAELGTYHLAYLNEDYGKYWIKRYRSKLQEVPELKKELDYYIVFSRKSLTDAQFTAIDAQLKKMIEEKVVEKIAQKYGLQSIEWPAVERPD; encoded by the coding sequence ATGAAGTTGTTGGTCGCTTTATTTTCATTACTGCTAATGGGAGCCTCTGCTGGTCGCGATGATGATCGTCTGACCTTTGTAGGTTACAACATGCCACCCTTTTACATGCGACCCGATGCCACGGGGATTTCTGGTGCCGTTCATGAAATCATCCAAGCACTTTGTGAAAGAGAAAAACTTTCCTGCCGCTTTACAATTCTTACTTTTGCGGAAGCTATGCAGAATATTTCGGACGGAAAAATGGAGATGGGTGGTCCTGTTGCAAAAACTGCGGAGCGGGAAAAGCATTACTATTTTTCCGCACCTCTTTTTCACACCAAGCTGGCTTTTTTTGGACTTGAAAAAAATGTGAAAAAGATAAAGTCGCTCAGTGATCTAAAAGGGAAAAAAATCGGCGTGACTAAAAACTCCATCACCTTTGAAAGCCTCACGGAACTGAATGAGGATCTAAAAAGGAAAGTGAACATTCTGCCACAGAAGGATCCCCTGGTGACCGTTAAGATGGCGGAGCTGGGAACTTATCATTTGGCGTATTTGAATGAAGACTACGGGAAATATTGGATCAAACGTTATCGCAGTAAACTCCAAGAAGTTCCGGAGTTAAAAAAAGAATTGGATTATTATATCGTTTTCTCGCGTAAATCCCTGACCGATGCACAGTTCACGGCGATTGATGCGCAACTTAAAAAAATGATCGAAGAGAAAGTCGTCGAGAAGATCGCGCAGAAGTATGGCCTTCAATCAATCGAATGGCCCGCTGTTGAAAGACCTGATTAG
- a CDS encoding LamG domain-containing protein, translating to MNKTIGSIMMILLSVSVSQAQIPGTQTGLPSAHNSQECKSPDRAAWMPQANSIQAIWHMDGTVGNVANASVLPSGFTGGPTLTATMAGTNLSYGNSTIANFRQTITGNGNANDIIKLTTTSDLADLPAATFSMWVKMAYPSGSNQRLFYRSDNNTSKGYFFVFRTDGSLDFRKVHASTNMERQSCPISSAYWGTGWHHLVVTWDGTSNYTGLKYYLDGTELTFNVADSRFTGTCTNQASYGGYATGTNGTGGFTTDAAYPFILFGVPASSASNPTSASLTGSMDEVMIWNKALTAAEVAVVYKHQKCN from the coding sequence ATGAATAAAACTATCGGCTCAATCATGATGATTTTGCTTTCTGTGTCTGTTTCTCAGGCACAGATTCCCGGCACGCAAACCGGTTTGCCGTCGGCGCACAATTCACAAGAATGCAAAAGTCCGGATCGCGCGGCTTGGATGCCTCAGGCAAACTCCATTCAGGCAATCTGGCACATGGATGGAACAGTTGGAAATGTCGCGAATGCTTCAGTCCTCCCTTCAGGATTTACCGGAGGCCCCACATTAACAGCAACGATGGCAGGCACAAATCTTAGCTATGGCAACTCCACGATTGCAAATTTTCGTCAAACGATCACTGGAAACGGAAACGCCAATGACATTATTAAACTAACAACAACGTCTGACCTTGCTGATTTACCTGCAGCAACATTCAGTATGTGGGTTAAGATGGCTTATCCTTCTGGATCCAATCAACGATTGTTTTATAGAAGCGACAACAACACTTCCAAAGGATACTTTTTCGTCTTTCGCACGGATGGCTCGCTGGACTTCCGTAAAGTTCATGCCTCCACAAATATGGAGCGCCAATCCTGTCCGATCTCCTCGGCCTACTGGGGAACTGGCTGGCATCATCTGGTGGTAACATGGGATGGTACTTCGAACTACACGGGTCTGAAATACTACTTGGACGGGACTGAGTTAACTTTCAACGTCGCAGATTCTCGCTTCACGGGAACTTGCACCAACCAAGCTTCTTATGGGGGCTATGCAACCGGTACGAATGGCACTGGGGGTTTTACCACTGATGCCGCGTATCCTTTTATTTTATTTGGCGTTCCAGCGAGCTCGGCTTCGAACCCCACTTCAGCTTCTCTGACAGGTTCCATGGACGAAGTTATGATCTGGAATAAAGCACTGACTGCTGCGGAAGTAGCCGTCGTTTACAAACATCAAAAGTGCAATTAG